A section of the Schistosoma haematobium chromosome ZW, whole genome shotgun sequence genome encodes:
- a CDS encoding hypothetical protein (EggNog:ENOG410VY2K~COG:O): protein MVIYKIINQKTYRWNEFSNPTALNKSIQLRHIRHIHDCDNAMHNNNNNNNNNNNNNNNNNEQLAENILYRTNDNSAIDMITFNTDGRKSRMRNRMSQLFPRCSYIPKGKSSHSISSLDENEIDEVRKKLDHLQSLLIQVKNQLNSSPKDDDDDNKDSHKIDERIFANTLTELSLLQTTEMNTEENGQKIDDSWQNLPNYVTFSVKKSHEYAVRNWLLSNFSHI from the exons ATGGTCATatacaa GATTATAAATCAAAAAACATATCGATGGAATGAATTTTCAAATCCAACAGCgttgaataaatcaatacaaCTTCGACATATTCGACACATTCACGATTGTGACAATGctatgcataataataataataataataataataataataataataataataataataatgaacaattaGCTGAGAACATTTTATATCGAACCAATGACAATTCTGCAATTGATATGATCACATTCAATACAGATGGTCGTAAATCCAGAATGAG GAATAGGATGAGTCAATTGTTTCCACGTTGTTCTTATATTCCAAAAGGAAAATCTTCACATTCAATATCTAGTcttgatgaaaatgaaatagaTGAAGTTCGAAAGAAGTTAGATCATCTTCAATCATTACTAATACAAGTTAAAAATCAACTCAATTCTTCACccaaagatgatgatgatgataataaggACAGCCATAAGATCGATGAAAGAATCTTTGCAAATACTTTGACTGAATTGAGTCTTTTACAGACTACTGAAATGaatactgaagaaaatggaCAAAAGATTGATGATTCATGGCAAAATTTGCCTAATTATGTTACATTTTCAGTGAAAAAATCACATGAATATGCTGTGAGAAATTGGTTACTATCAAATTTCAGTCATATttaa
- a CDS encoding hypothetical protein (EggNog:ENOG410VY2K~COG:O) produces the protein MKSLQIEQSKRNHLLLTINQRNDHLYPMKFHYDQLLVQLIKENGHIQVNNLIIPKSIINQKTYRWNEFSNPTALNKSIQLRHIRHIHDCDNAMHNNNNNNNNNNNNNNNNNEQLAENILYRTNDNSAIDMITFNTDGRKSRMRNRMSQLFPRCSYIPKGKSSHSISSLDENEIDEVRKKLDHLQSLLIQVKNQLNSSPKDDDDDNKDSHKIDERIFANTLTELSLLQTTEMNTEENGQKIDDSWQNLPNYVTFSVKKSHEYAVRNWLLSNFSHI, from the exons ATGAAATCTTTACAAATTGAACAATCAAAACGTAACCATTTGTTATTGACTATCAATCAAAGAAACGATCATTTATATCCAATGAAATTTCATTATGATCAATTACTTGTTCAATTAATTAAAGAAAATGGTCATatacaagtaaataatttaattattcctAAATC GATTATAAATCAAAAAACATATCGATGGAATGAATTTTCAAATCCAACAGCgttgaataaatcaatacaaCTTCGACATATTCGACACATTCACGATTGTGACAATGctatgcataataataataataataataataataataataataataataataataataatgaacaattaGCTGAGAACATTTTATATCGAACCAATGACAATTCTGCAATTGATATGATCACATTCAATACAGATGGTCGTAAATCCAGAATGAG GAATAGGATGAGTCAATTGTTTCCACGTTGTTCTTATATTCCAAAAGGAAAATCTTCACATTCAATATCTAGTcttgatgaaaatgaaatagaTGAAGTTCGAAAGAAGTTAGATCATCTTCAATCATTACTAATACAAGTTAAAAATCAACTCAATTCTTCACccaaagatgatgatgatgataataaggACAGCCATAAGATCGATGAAAGAATCTTTGCAAATACTTTGACTGAATTGAGTCTTTTACAGACTACTGAAATGaatactgaagaaaatggaCAAAAGATTGATGATTCATGGCAAAATTTGCCTAATTATGTTACATTTTCAGTGAAAAAATCACATGAATATGCTGTGAGAAATTGGTTACTATCAAATTTCAGTCATATttaa